In the Lycium ferocissimum isolate CSIRO_LF1 unplaced genomic scaffold, AGI_CSIRO_Lferr_CH_V1 ctg9450, whole genome shotgun sequence genome, CTGTGAAACCAGGTAAAACGAGATTATGGCAAATACTGGAAATCAAGTTGACAGTGTGATCAACAATGCAAATGCTCAGGAGGTAGATCCGATGATAGGAGAAACCAGGGCAAAAAACAAGGAGCTCATAGTTTCCCCTCAGGGATCCAAGCACATAAGAAACGACTTAACTCCCAATGATAATGAGATATGGAAGGTGAAGTCAGAGTTACCGAGTCAAGATAGAGAAGATCTTTGATATGTTGGAAAAATAATAGAAGGCGATTGTTGACTTGCAAACAAGGAGATGAGGTCTTTGATGTGAACGCAATGAACATAGCTGCGGACCAAGGTGAAGGTAGTGGAAATGGTTCCGGTAATAATGCCACACCAGAGGCCATGCATTCTGAAAGACTTATCCAATCGATTGGAAaagaacgaaaaaaaaaaatatgaacagCTAACTGGATCGAACTGAAAAGGTATTCAAAGCATTTAATTCTCGGATAGATCAGTTTTCGGGGGCACCACCGGTATTCAAGGGGCCGGATTCAAAGATATACATACAATTGCCATTCCCACCGAGTGCAGCGCCTAAATTAATCCCAAAGAGATTCAAAATGCCAGATCTACCCAAATATGATGGAACCACAGACCCTCAAGAGCATGTGACCTCGTACACTTGCGCTGTTACGGGCAATGACATGCAACCAGACGAAATTGAATCTATCTTACTCAAGAAATTCAGTGGAACATTGTCCAAAGGGGCAATGACATGGTATTCCCTACTTCCGGAATATTCAATCAGTTCCTTTGAAATGCTAGTGGATGCTTTTATCAAGCACACTCTGGTGCGAAGAAGGTGTCTGTAAGAAAGGCAAGATATCTTTAAGATAACTCAGGAAGACACGGAATTGCTGGGGGAATTTGTCATAAGATTCCAAAAAGAACGAATGTTGTTGCCACCAGTACCGGATGAATGGGTGGTAGAGACATTCACCAAGGGATTAAACCCGAAGAATTCAAGCACTTCTTTaaaattgaaagagaatttACTAGAATTCGCTGCGACAACTTGGGCGGATGTTCACAATAGGCATGAATAGAAGATACGAGTAGAAGATGACCAATTAGGATTGCCGGTTGGGTTAATGGGTAGGAATCGATATCATGACAAACTTAAAAGAAGTGTTGATTCCGACTCTAGACCTTGGAAGGAAAGGTATCAACATTATGGACAACCGAAAAAGTCTTATTCAAGGTCAGAGCAGAGTCGCAGCGGCCAGTTTGAGAAGCCAAGTTTTAACAAATGGAGGGAGAAGAGGGCTTAAAGGTGAGTCATGTGATTGATTCGAATGTCTAATAACATTGAAAAGTCGAggttttcaaaatataaattcaaaaagACTTGGTTGGATTAGTCGCAACAATTGGGAAGATGGAGGGTGCGAAATTGCCTAGACCAATGCGATTAGACCCTAGTCAGAGGGATCTAAGTGTATTCTGCGATTACCACGAGACTCATGGACATCAGACCGCCGATTACCGTCACCTACGTGATGAAGTCGCACGGCTATTAAAGAATGGTCATTTAAGAGAGTTCTTGAGTGATAGGGCTAAAGAGAATAATAGTAAAAATAGGGATTCAATCAAGCAGGAAGTTCAGGTTGAGCCGCGTCATGTGTTTAACGTGATAACAAAAGGACCAAAAGTTGCGAGAACATCCTTGACTATCAAAAAGGATAAGTTGCCAGAAGCGCACAAACGAAGATCCCCAGGTCTTGTACAGGAGGGCATGATAGCAGTCATCGATGAATATGCGAAAGATTTAATTTCACCTCACCCCGATACTCTGGTAATTTCTATTATGGTTAATAATTGTAGAATTAGGAATGTTGTGGttgatccaggtagctcggTCAACGTCATTCAGTGGGGAGTCATTGAACAACTAGCAATGATGGGTGAGTTAACACCATCTTCAAATGTGTCCAGTAGAATTAATAATTCAAGCAAAACAAAGAAGGGGGAAATCGTGTTGTCAATTAATGCGGGAGGAGTGATCAAGAGTACAAGGTTTTATGTCGTAAACGGTGGCATGGAATGTAATGCTGTCTTCGAGAGACCTTGGATTCACGATATGAAGTTACAGCTTTCGACATTGCACGAGCAAATAGAATTTCCGACATTCGATGGAATTGGACGTATCCGGGGAACGATTAGTGCTGGAAGGAATTTTCAACACCAAGGTTGCAATGGAAAATGGAAGGGTATAAGTAAGGAATAAGATGCCGGGAGTCGAAAAAGAAAGTATCGATTCACTCgttacttcaaaaaaaaaaagagggttacCGGGTTGTTTGGATTGGTATTCCTGAAGTAAAATTAGGTATCATCGGAAAGCTTCCCATAATAACAGGGACTCGAAAAGTAACCTGAAGGGAGAATTTAACGAGCTGTTATAAAAAAGGAAGTTCGCATCACGTCATTTAAAGCAGagttgttgtttaaggtatgtCTTCTGATTAGATAAAGTTGTTTTCTTTAAGCACTAACATTGTTGCAGGCAAAGGATAGTTTTGTCTTTTCACGGAAAATGAGAGCACTTTTAAAAGCACGGGAAGGCTGTTcgcaaaatttttaaaacacgTGCTACACTCTTTGTCCCTTCGACAGGTTTTTATCCAAAAGAAAGAGTTTTTCCGGCAAGgattttaatgaggcagcaacATAAAATGTGTTACTCTAAATGAAGAACGAAAGAATTATAAGGAGAAGGGATCGTTGGATGTTCCGGAGATTGCCCATTCGGtgtcaaaaataaagttaagaaGCTGAACCCAAAGAGAGTACTGGGGGGTGCCGAAGGAAGGGGCAAGTGATaccaaaaaaatttatgtaATCATTGGAGGATTTTCCTTGAAAATACTGGGGACTGATTCCCAGGATCGAAATCGGTTAAAAAGAAATCCGGGACAGTCTGAATCAGCCTCCTGATTTAATGTATTCATTATTATAAATCGAcagagaattttttttccagtcAAATAGACTTTTTCTCCCTGAGATGTTGAGCTACGATTTAGAATTGCATGTGCTTGAGCGTTTTGAAGTGCTATTAGAGTAAACGAATTATCGAATGTAAAGTTTACATTCAAACAAGTATGCCAAAATGAGTTAGAGACATCTAAATTCATTAGCATAAGTGTAAGGccttatttataaataacgaaGTCGGAAGAATTGTACCTGACCAAT is a window encoding:
- the LOC132046108 gene encoding uncharacterized protein LOC132046108, with translation MEGAKLPRPMRLDPSQRDLSVFCDYHETHGHQTADYRHLRDEVARLLKNGHLREFLSDRAKENNSKNRDSIKQEVQVEPRHVFNVITKGPKVARTSLTIKKDKLPEAHKRRSPGLVQEGMIAVIDEYAKDLISPHPDTLVISIMVNNCRIRNVVVDPGSSVNVIQWGVIEQLAMMGELTPSSNVSSRINNSSKTKKGEIVLSINAGGVIKSTRFYVVNGGMECNAVFERPWIHDMKLQLSTLHEQIEFPTFDGIGRIRGTISAGRNFQHQGCNGKWKGISKE